Part of the Nicotiana sylvestris chromosome 2, ASM39365v2, whole genome shotgun sequence genome, agctTCATTCCTTACATCACCAACCTAAATCCGCACTTATCTTGAGTAACCCCATTCCACGAGACCATATTGTCTCCAAACCCATGAACCGTTTCACACCCTCCTTGCACGCACATTCGCATCTTCAACTGatacacccattctgataattcctctacgaatctgaagtctttttctcattttcctcccaatgctacactgcaagttgaaaatatcatagaacattccGAGCCTCTTATCATAATCTTCTACAAAGCTCGATTTTTAACCATACTTATGGACTcaaaatccttaggcaccacactttaacctttgaatccactaggaccttTATTCACATGAACACCCATCTCCACGAAGCACCCGCCTGAATCACTTCCCTTGTAAATCACCTCTGTATGAAGCATAAATCCCGAATCTTCCTAAAGCccgaacatgagccaataaggtcAACTATAACACACCTTTAATAATTTGTTCACTCAAATTACTACTTATGTTCTTTCCCTTAGCTAAAATAACTCACCAATATGCTGGTAATCCTAAACCTTACAAATAGACGACCATGCATCCCGaccataggcggtgggactctcccacttagcttgaagccactattacacatctctgaaacccaccaagattctttatttcttattgacatgaccttaCGAAATTATACCTCTagattcctcgaaatccttcaattagcatttcatgaacactctgagtCTCTATCAACACCCACATATTCCACCCCTTACCAGATAGCCAATAAAATCCTTCGCAGAAGCTTCACCAACCACGCGACCACTGACCTGCTCACAGAAAATAACCCACCTGAGCCCGTGCTCATTCaccagctgcacaagtccatgCACTCCTCGAggacatcaactaaatgtgcgacaatatcttcatatccaaagtcatgttgtatcctttTTCATATCAAGCAAGTCCTTTCCGTCATCTCCAACCTCCCGACGCAAAATAgccaatacttcaaattaaatcagTAGACCCTATCACCGTCCACTTGAACTCCTAAATCACTCTAAACTTTCCTCAATGATGTAATTATCCTGCCACTGAATCCATAGACTACTCTGCTACTCTCCCCCTTTGGTTGAACCCTCTTCTTTAAGCAACTATTCGACTTTTGCTCCTTACACCTGGCTTCCTTGGAAATTTAACCATCTCATGACACTTCCCACTTGTCCTTCTTCTTCCCTTGATGCCCAGTTGTTGCCTTGATTTGAACCCTATTTTTGCAGCATTTGAATCTGCAGTTCGCCGCTGACTTTAAATCTCCCCGAAGAACATCTTTCTCGGGCCATCACCACTAGAATCACAAGTTCGATCCTGAACCACTGCACACTGCTATCTCTGGCGGTCGCTTCTCCAATACTATTTCACAATATCCATCCGCAAAGGCGAATCACAGAAGATCATAACATTGTCGACCTTAACATATTCCATCGAGGATGGCGACACCGCGTCGCAAATAGAAATTTCCACCGCACTTGAAaacaccaagtctcgttactccatcgatccaaatctggacattcataggccaattgcttttctcCGCCATAAATGAAATACCGAATCTCGGAATCATGTACTGAGTAGACCTCCTATCAAGTCATACACTGCTTCCACACATGGACAAACATCCCACCATCACATCAAATACCGTGCGATAACCATtcatgagcatcatagcaacctgtgcatagcctcaatGCTCTAtctataaattatatatatatatatatatatatatatatatatatatatatatatatatatatatatacatataatatatatatttaactaaatagtcaaatatagaatgaagttaccatatactattgatatttattagcttgccacttggcttaaccataatgtcaattatatatggtaactttcttactttaatatatatatttaaattcgaatttgataattttttctAAAATTTTTGAGTTTAAAAGCAACTAAAATTTTAATCAatacattttttctttatttgaatTATGCATAAAGTTCTAAAATTTAGGACCTtctcacgacccaaattccactaagggtcgtgatggcgccggacaccgctgtcaggcaagccaaccataaatacttaattaaattttcgtttaaataattgtgaaaactatgattttccttcaatttggctagtaaaagataatctttactaaataaataaaagaatgtctAGAAGTTAATACAGATTACCCCATAGTCATCTCAGAACCCGGTGTTACAAGTACATGAGCagtttctaggaaataatgtaatacaactaCTGCCTGAAATAtaaattggacagaaaagaaaatacagtacGATACTCTGAATGAGACTCTGctagctgcgggtcgtctcgagaagtgcagctcacctaagtctccgtatcaaccatgccgttgcgcccaactaggccactagacatacatgtgcctgtgcaataaaaatgcacaacaagtgtagtatgagtacaaaaacaacgtgtacccaatgagtatcccgtctaatctcgaagaagtagagacgagaggtcgacttcgacacttactagtggtccaatgataatatagtaaaaatgtgagAAGATCAGGGAATTTTataaaacaacaattataattcataaagccagatagcaggtaaacaacttcccaaataataatggatttccaaagatatacttttcattatctttatcactttatctccggccaggaaaggcaaatgtcaacatttataaatctcaagcaacaatacaagcatgcgcatatcatgtcgaggttgtacgacccgatccaacataaatgtaaaatgtgcactgccgagggtcgaacggcgcgaaccatagatgcatctattaccccactcgcgaatcatcCATACGACACGGTCAacacaaaataaacaaataccctgctcgcgaatcatacatgagACGCATgtacacatagaatcacatattcaaacaattaatcaagacttcatcagAGAACAAATATCCAAGGAAAATCTAATTCTCATtttacaattcaagaaaatgaagctcagTTTTTTAAAAATTCACTTACTaatccgatgtgatttaagcaattcaaaccatcaataggattacaaatatttccaagtacaacatgtttttgggtcctagactacccgaacaatagcataatagtagctacgcacggacttttgtcaccttgtgcgtacgtagcccccacaaataggagcacataaccaattaactcacctatagggacaattcccttttacaaggttagaaaggagactcacctcgctccgaagcctatattccggttcaagaacgcgctcaaacctccaatttggagccgaacgatccaaaactattcaaatagggtaagaactgaactagtcaatacatgctcaaaagttcatattctaattattaaaccaatttcccaaccctaaatgtaaggttcctaaaattcatcctcgggcccacgtgcccggatttcggaaatttttgaagaaaattgttaaccataacctaaggataaagaatatatatatatattacttcaCTCCCTAacaatttcgtggttaaatcttgtttttaccaaattctaggtttttttatctaaaacccttgattttccctaattttcacatgttaatctatccataatctatgtatttaacttatgatgtgtagaaattacttacctctttgatgatgatggaatccttcctcaaatgctctcaaaaatcgcctaaggccAAGTGggaaatgaaagaaatgggctaagtctcgGGATAAAAAGCCCTGAGTTCcgtcgcagatgtcgcatttgcgacatccggctcgcaaatgcgatgtcgcatttgcgacaattgCATCGCAAATGCCAAGCCTAGCCCACCCTgccatggtcgcatttgcgacaatattcttcgcaaatgcgaaggtgacagCCTCGCAAAATCGATCCTtcgttcgcaaatgcaaactttcCCCTAGAAGCCCATGCTCTCAAATGCGAACagaaactcgcaaatgcgaggtcgcatttgcgaccaaggcattGCAATTGCGATCATACCAGTATCAGCAATCCTATTTCTTAGCAAATCACTCCGAAGTTATCCCTGATCACACCCGAGCCcctggggctccaaaccaaacaccagCACAAGTCTAAAACATAACACGGACTttctcgaagcctcaaatcacatcgaacaacgctaaaaccatgaatcacactccaatccAAGATTAataaactttagaatttcaaacttctacatttgatgccgaaacctatcaaatcacgtccgatggacctcaaattttgtacacgagtcatatttgatattatggacctactccaacttcctaatcaaaatccgaccccgatatcaaaaaatccACTTCCGGTCAATCTTCTCAAGAAccatcaaatttctatctttagccaaatgactccaaaatgacctacggaccttcgaattcacttccgatcgcgctcccaataccaaaatcaccatacagagctattcctagGCTCGGAATCCCAAGTGGCCATTGATAATATTGAAAtgtacttcaacccaaacttatgagattcttccaaaatgctaacttccacaataggcgctgaaacGCTCCCAGGTCTTCCAAAATTcaatccggacatatgcccaagtccgaaatcatcatacaaacctgctggaaccttcgaatcccgaatccgaggtcgtttactcaaaaattcaatcttaaTCCATTCTTTTAACTTAAGGCTCCCgcaatgagaattctctttccaaataaactccgaacttcccggaattcaattctgaccgtgcgcacaagtcataatacctgaagtgaagctgctcatggcctcaaactcctgaacgacgtgctagagctcaaaacgaccggtcgggtcgttacattaaaATTTGTTAAAGATTTCAACTTACATATATCCTTGCTTTATTTGAACCCTTCCACGTTAATTTTTTTAGTATTATAACTTTAGAATTAACTTTTATTAAAAGATAGAAATTAGTTGAATTAGTAGGAAATCAACAAATATATGAAATTAGTTAGGAACTATGAGAAGGAATAAAATCACATGAACATACGGTTCATTATTCTCTTTAATTATAAATTGAAAACTTAACACAATCATATCGAACAATTTATTTTCCATTTAAAAGGAagtttttattcatttatttttgtAAGACATTATTTTAAAACTACATTGAATAATTAGAACGGATAAAAACATTTAattataaaagagaaaaaaaaatgttgGCAAGAGTCAATAAAAATAAAGATTCAAAAGAAAATGTCAGGTTAAATTTTTTATTCTTTGAGAGTAGAATACTTAGTcgaaaaaattataattttagttaaaattataaaaaatttgtGATGAGATGATATTTAAAAtctgaataataaaaataagttatTACATTTAACTTCGAGGAAAAAATAATCAAGTGTTTAAATTAAGTTACCTTTAAAGTagaaaagaaataactaaatCTTTACATTAATTGATTAGCAAAAAAATTAAATTTAGTTCTTTTTTAAATTCATCACATGAGTAAaagtatttttcaattaactaaaCTCTTAGTATCTGAGAACTTTTGTGATAGCaagatttctttcttttttgagaTCAAATATATTATTTGATAGTCTATTCATTCCAAAAAGAATAATACTATTTCTTTTTTAGTTCATTTAAAAATTTAATAGTgcttttaaatttgaaaataattaaacataaatattttattttatctttaataATACATATTTATAGCCACTCAAATATTATGATATGTGCAAGATTACAAGTTTCAAAGGTCTCTCTTTTCTATTTTCTTAAATTCTGTATCCAGTTAAACTAAAGTAGACGAATAATATTAATCTAATTATTTGAAGCTTTGTATTCATTAATATGattacacgcgcaaagcgcgtacttTAAGATTAGTGAAACATAAAAAACGAAGACCTCATATATTATCTATAACGAAAATGAACAATAAAAAATACAATTCATTAGATTTAATTctaacaaaaatattaattattttataagaattaattTTTATACGCAAGAACTAGCacaaattttatccttttaatctCGAGTAAacttataaaattaattatttccAAGTTTATGTCATCACTAATTACTAAGTACACACTAGTAAACCTAAACTTGGGGCTCAAGCAAAACAATAAATAAAAGCAGGTATATTCCAAATTCCTTCAAAGGGTTAAAGGGTCTTTTTATAATATTAAAGGCGGCACATACTAGGGAGACAAGGAAACGACGGCACAAAGAATTGATTAAAACCCTAAAACCTCTGAGACTCGCTCGCTCTTTACTCTCTCTCTATAAGCCCTACGCTTCTACTCATAGCAGTTTTGTTTCTTCCACTACCCCAAAACTTTCACCTTCTGCATCGGGGAGAGGGCCCTCAGAGCCCGTCTTCTCTTCTTTCAGTTCTGTTGTTAAGAACTTTTAACCTTCCGAAGAAAGCTGATCTCGGCTTGAATGGGGTTTTGATTTTAATTTCAGGTAATTCAGTATCAGGTTTGTTTCTTTGTGcgaatttattaaataaattgtgggtcttttttcttttttgttgaatATCATAGTTCTTTGATTGATCGTGTTCTTTGTGTGTTGGGGGAATTGGTTGTTTAGGTTCGACTTTGTTGGTTCTCTGTGTGTGAGTTAGGGTAAATAAAATCATGGGTCTTTTTGTATgaattgatttggtttgattcAACTCCGTTGGTTCTTTCTGTGTGATTTTTAGGGGCAGAAAGATTATGGGATTATGTTTTGAAATCATTTTCTTGTGCTTCTCTCTTTGTTTTGGGGGAAAAATAAGCATGATGCTTTTGAGAATTCGTTATTTGGTTCAACTTCCTTCTTTATGCATGCGCTTAATTTTGGGGGAAAAGTATTCATCTGCTTTTGGAATTTGTAGCTTTGTTTGAATTCTGTATGTAATTCATGGGGAACATAAAACTTATCTTTTTTTTCTAAATTCATCTTTTGcttcaactctctgaagttttTTTAATTTCTCAAAAAGTGGCAACATCTCCTTTAGTTTTTTTCGTATTTGGCAACTATTCTGTATACTTCATAATTCCGGAAAAAATTATTCATACATCAAATTTTCCGTCAATATTGATCAGTTCTTTAGTTTGATGATGAGATCATACACTTAGTTGCCATCTAAATTTCATgcttaaaaaaaagaattttcatgTTGAAGAGCTTAATAATGAAAAAAGGAAGTATAGTACATTAACTAAGAGCTTATGCTAACTTTTAAAGTCCCTGTTTTAGGAGTATATAACAATTTCTTTGCTTTGTTCTGTCTTGTGGGATTTTGGTTACTTGCAAGTGATAAACTTAGTCTTGATATCAAGGcgatttttgtttttaaatcatctcTTTTGTTGGGCAAGTGTTGCATTTTTTAAGTTTGCTTTGTACTCATATCAAAGTTTATCTCAAAAATTTCTGTCTAAGTTGCCATCTGGTTTCCCTTTTAATTCCTTTCCTTTACTCTATATTTTCCAGGGTCTGTATGTTCAATGGTTACTGCTCAATCTCCGAAAGTGAACAGTTCTCTTCAGCTCCTGGAGTTGCCCACCATGAATGTTGGTGATAGCATGGTGACGAAGAAGCTGAAAATAAAAATTTCTTCCAAGGGGGTGCGGGCTGAATCTGGGGGAGGCTCTGAGATGAATATAAAGGTGAAACTACCTATGCCATCCGACTCTAATAAACGTGGACCTGAGTTAGTGCTGGACAATGAAAGAGAGAAAAGGCGGAAAATGGATCGGAATGTAAAGCAACAATGTGGTAACATTCTGAAAGCCTTGATGGCTCATCCTAGTGGGTGGCCCTTCCTTGTACCAGTGGATCCAGTCCAATATAATATTCCCGACTACTTCACTATAATTACAAGACCAATGGATTTGGGGACAGTCAAAGCTAAACTGGATGGCAATGTGTACTTCAATGTTGATGCATTTGCTGCTGATGTGAGGTTGACGTTTGCAAATGCGATGAAGTATAATCCTCCTAATAATGATTTTCATCTCATGGCTAAGAGATTAGATAATATTTTTAATCAGAGGTGGAAGCTGCTGGAAGGTAAGTGGAAATCTGAGAGCAAAAAATTCATTCAGGATTGTGTTTCAAGTGATAAAGGAAATGACTTTAAGAATACAAGGGAGACTTCCTTTAAGAAATCTGCACCTCATGCTAATGGTCTGAGCAAGAGGCTAATGCCTTTGGAGGAGAAGCAAAAGCTGAAGAAAGAACTTGTTGATTTACTTAGGGGAAATGTAATTAAGAAAATGCAGAATGCTCTCCAAAAGTTTGGGTTGGTGGGTCTTAAAGAAGAGAAGCTTAGCCTGGACCTGGATAAGTATGATGATAACACACTATTGGAATTGAAGAGGGTGGTTAGAGCTTATTCCAATTTAGCTACAGAAAAGGTAAGAAGTTTATCTTAGTCACACGATCGAACTTCAACTGGTATAATAGCTGTTTATTGCAAAGGAAACTTTAAACCGTTATCTTTTTTTATAACTCTTAAAATGTTATCTAATTGGTGCTTTTTTTTTTACAGGCAGAGCCCGCTAGTGTAAAACAAAGTGGTGGGCATCTGTCGTCCCAGGAGACTCTTCAAAAAGGTATGAAAAGGCCGGGTATAAAATTTCTGCTCTTATGGATCTTTTCCAGGGGCTGATTGGAGATGTGTCTTTTTGGGCACAGATAGTAGTAGCACAGGTTTTATTTGCTCTGCCAATACCAAGCAACAAGCAAACACTGTTGCTTGCCACCTTCAAGGTGTTGATACCCATGCTCGTCCCAGGAGTAAGTTTGTTCTGCCCCCTTCTTTCTTCAGCTGCTTTGGAGCTCAAATCTTCAATTGCTAATAAACAAGTTGTACTTCTGTTTGCAATTCAGATTTTCCAACAGAAAGAAAGCTAGTACAAGATCATTCGGGTGTTCCTAAAAGGGTCGGTGTCTTGATGGTTAAAATATCTTTGAATAGATTTAGGGCGTTTGCCATTCCTTTCCTTCCAACTGACACCTTGTATGCATTTTCAGGACAGAGAGGTGACAAACTCATTGGCATCAGTTTCATGCAGAGCTGATCTGAACTCTCATGGTGATTGCAAAACACTCTTATATTTGTTCACTAGCAtgcataaaaaaatattaatctTCGTATTGACATGCTGTTGCCGACAATATGCAGGTGGTCTAGGAGTACTTTATGAAGAAAACTCTTGTTCCAGTCCAAGTAGATCAATCTGTGCTTCCACTACTACATATGATGAAGGTGAGTATGTTGCTTGTACTCTTTCTATCATGTTTTTGGGTACCCAAGAAGGCCAATGAACTGAAGCCTAATCTGCTGATGACTGTTTTCTGGAAATAGGCTGGGATCCTCTTATGAACATTGATCTGTCCCCGACTAAAGCACTACGGGCTGCAATGCTGAAGAGCCGATTTGCTGACACTATTATCAAAGCGAAACAGAAATCTCTTCCAGTTGATGTAATTCCTTGCCTTTTCCTTTTGAGAGAACGCATTACATACACTATTTAAGTTTGGTTTGAGACAGATGTTTATTGCTGAATCAGGGTGATAAGGCTGATCTGCATAGTATGCAGCAGGAAAGAGCCCAACTAGAAAAGCAGAAGCTTGAAGGTaagatgtttttttttttaattttttttataatcgaAGGTAAGATAGTTTATGTTGTGTGATTGATTGATTGACTTCTTATGGTAGTAGCTCAAATGGAATTGGGATAATAAACTCCAGCAGTTTTATCTATATAAAAAAACTATTAAGTAATTTCAACACACTCCATCTCAAAAAGTAATTTCGACACACTAACGTGGAATCACAATCTCTATCTGGCTTGTTATCAATATTGATGCCAGATAAAATAGAGGATTGCTTACTTATGAATCAAAACAAAATTATACAAGACAAAaggatattttattatttttttttaatggcCAGCTGATGCTTTATGCACTATCACCATTTCTAGTCCTGCCATGGATTCTAGAAAGCTCTTAATGTGATGTTAATTAATCTTCTGGAGTGCCCTGTTTTAAAATAGGCTATAGTAGCTGAATGGACAGAAGCTTCAAACTATCTGAACCAAAAACAAGTTCTTTAAGGCGTGTATCAAGTTTTTCCTGTTTGGTCTTGTAGTGTTTGAATTTGATTTAAAAACCGATTCAAACCAAAGCAAGCTCAGGCTGATTGGCTTTTTCCTTCTAGGTTTGTTTTTTCCTGGATTGGTTTTTCTGAGTTTTAGCTTTGTTGCCTTCTCCTCTTTATTAGCTATGAGATTTGGCGAATTAATGTGTATTGGAAACTTTCAACATATTGCATCGGTATATTAAATGGATATCAGTAATTTCAAACTAAATTAGATCTTAAGCATATCTTATTTTTTATCCTGAGCAATCTGGAGCCAACCCTTAGGACCAACTACAGCCTCCAAAACTCGGAGATGCTGGGCTGGCCTCTGTATCCTTCTCCACTTAATACTAGGCTTAGTTCGTTTGGCTAAGGGATCGAACTTGTGACCTAAGCCTCAAATCTCTCAACCTTTGCCAAGTGAGCTAATATCTAGATTTAGCATGTTTTCTGCAGATATAGATAGTTTCATAAACAACAAATGTaggttttttttccaaaaaatcttTCTAGAGGGAAGAGAAACCTAAACTAATGTTTATCGTGCAAACTCATAATACAAAAGTAATCTTATATACTAAAATGTTTGTACTAAAGCTCTCAttaggagtggcaaacgggctggtcgggtcggatatggttcgaGTCGAAAATAGGTAATGAAAAAACGGATCAATTATCCgatccgacccatatttaatacggataaaaaatgggttaaacggcgtaaccatattatccatgaattcttgcatatgatcacttttgagagaattcttagtctcactaacttgaggaaccctcaatttgaagctttacaaatataaaagttagactcattggttactcattggttatccattttctaaatggataatatggttcttatccatatttaacccatttttaaaaagttcattatccaacccatttttagtggataatatgggtggttaactgttttcttttaaccattttgccacccctagCTCTCACTATGGCAAATAAGAAACAATAGCATCAGGATGGTTAATTTCACTCTAAAAAATGAGATAATAAACAACTGAAAATTCTTGATGCTCAATACAAAGTGACAGATAAAGCAAATAGATACTATCTGATGATTCATTAAGTATCTTTTGTGTGAGTCACATGCTTCCAATCAAAATATTAGTGCCCTTTGGTTGTAAAAGTGAGAAAATAGAATGACCGAGAAAGATTGCAACACTGGAAGAAGTTTTTGTGAGGCTTAAGTGAAGTTGCAAAATCCCAACTTTCTAAGAACATGAGATATTTAAATgctaaagaaaaatagaaaaacactGCGGTTTTAGGGGTTTTATTGGAAATATCCGAATCCCAACCAAATAATTGAAGATTTTAAATTCTCCACCTGAAACCAAACCAAAAAATATAACGGAAcaatcaaatcacataatcaaaATTTTCGTCGGTTTGGTTATTTATTATGCCCACACCTACCTTGGAGTGAATCTAGGTGTTGTGTGGCTGAAGTAGTTGATGGCCTTTTTTCATTATATCTCTCTTTTGAGGTAGTCGACTCAGTGGATAAATCTGTGATATTTCGAGAGAGACAGGCAGTACATATCTGTATTAAGTGGTTACATCTCAAGTTAACTGTACatgattttctttatttcatgTGTGCTGTTTCTCTAACAGAACATTGGGTGTGTGCAGAGAAAGCTCGCATTGAGGCAGAACTTAAA contains:
- the LOC104210074 gene encoding transcription factor GTE12 produces the protein MVTAQSPKVNSSLQLLELPTMNVGDSMVTKKLKIKISSKGVRAESGGGSEMNIKVKLPMPSDSNKRGPELVLDNEREKRRKMDRNVKQQCGNILKALMAHPSGWPFLVPVDPVQYNIPDYFTIITRPMDLGTVKAKLDGNVYFNVDAFAADVRLTFANAMKYNPPNNDFHLMAKRLDNIFNQRWKLLEGKWKSESKKFIQDCVSSDKGNDFKNTRETSFKKSAPHANGLSKRLMPLEEKQKLKKELVDLLRGNVIKKMQNALQKFGLVGLKEEKLSLDLDKYDDNTLLELKRVVRAYSNLATEKAEPASVKQSGGHLSSQETLQKDSSSTGFICSANTKQQANTVACHLQGVDTHARPRNFPTERKLVQDHSGVPKRDREVTNSLASVSCRADLNSHGGLGVLYEENSCSSPSRSICASTTTYDEGWDPLMNIDLSPTKALRAAMLKSRFADTIIKAKQKSLPVDGDKADLHSMQQERAQLEKQKLEEKARIEAELKAAEVASRRKAEADLKMQRERQREAARIALQKMERTVEFEDNLKILRDLEKLCKCCSEAENLTGNGDGFTIILGDNPLERLGLCIKEDYVNDDEDEILNGDWEDGEISA